Proteins encoded within one genomic window of Bacillus sp. 1NLA3E:
- a CDS encoding MDR family MFS transporter, with product MSNKELNEIPFSLKAIIGPLMAVIVGMIMVILDSTIMNVALPGLIKDFGSTVSTMQWAITGYTLALSAVIPLAGWMTDRFGAKRIFLTTIILFTLGSLLCSIAQSPVQLITFRVIQGLGGGMVAPIGMAIVFRIAPPGKVGSIMGMLGIPMLLAPALGPVISGYLIEYVSWHWIFLINLPIGILAVFIGMRFLPKFDRKTVPSLDILGIILAPIAFSMLAFGISEGGKSWSSTETLTGLIVGGVALLLFIIVELRQKQPLLELKVFGSGDFTRGILIAWISQIALFGAILLVPLYLQTVKGYGSFHTGLLLLPQALASAVMMPIGGRLFDKLGARPMAIGGLTIITSALYMLSQITPTTSNGYVMTALAMMGGGMGFSMMSINTHVLQAAPRNLVSRVTPLTTAAQQVMVSFAVAGMTGFLTSRIEDQMPTATSPINAMVAGYGDTFLLAAGIAAFGAILSLILRRPKTEPEDLGKKSTTNPAMVTH from the coding sequence ATGTCAAATAAAGAACTTAATGAAATACCTTTTTCCTTAAAAGCAATTATTGGTCCGTTAATGGCCGTCATTGTCGGAATGATTATGGTTATTCTTGACAGTACGATTATGAATGTAGCATTACCTGGATTGATCAAGGATTTTGGTAGTACGGTTTCGACTATGCAATGGGCAATAACAGGATATACGCTTGCCCTATCTGCAGTTATTCCGTTAGCTGGATGGATGACGGATCGCTTTGGTGCGAAAAGAATTTTCCTGACTACAATTATATTATTTACACTTGGATCGCTGTTATGTTCCATTGCCCAATCACCGGTTCAATTAATTACTTTCCGAGTTATCCAAGGACTTGGTGGCGGTATGGTTGCTCCGATTGGGATGGCAATCGTCTTCCGTATTGCTCCTCCAGGGAAGGTTGGCTCTATAATGGGAATGTTAGGCATTCCGATGCTTCTAGCCCCGGCGCTTGGTCCAGTAATATCTGGTTATTTGATTGAATACGTTTCATGGCATTGGATTTTCCTTATTAATTTACCGATTGGGATCCTTGCTGTTTTCATTGGAATGCGCTTCTTGCCAAAATTCGATCGAAAAACTGTGCCGTCCCTTGATATTTTGGGAATCATCCTCGCTCCAATTGCATTTTCTATGCTTGCTTTCGGAATCAGTGAGGGAGGAAAAAGCTGGTCATCCACTGAAACGTTGACTGGGCTTATTGTTGGGGGCGTAGCACTACTGTTATTTATTATTGTAGAGCTTCGTCAAAAACAACCGCTGTTAGAACTGAAAGTATTCGGCTCTGGAGATTTTACGCGTGGTATCTTGATTGCGTGGATTTCTCAAATTGCTTTATTTGGTGCTATTCTACTTGTACCGTTGTACTTACAGACCGTCAAAGGATATGGTTCATTCCATACAGGATTATTGCTGTTACCACAAGCCTTGGCATCTGCGGTTATGATGCCTATTGGCGGACGACTGTTTGATAAATTAGGGGCTCGACCTATGGCGATTGGTGGATTGACTATTATTACCAGTGCATTATATATGCTTTCACAAATTACACCGACTACAAGCAATGGATATGTGATGACTGCACTAGCGATGATGGGTGGAGGAATGGGCTTTTCGATGATGTCGATCAATACTCATGTTCTACAAGCGGCACCACGTAATTTAGTGAGTCGTGTCACCCCACTTACGACGGCTGCCCAACAAGTAATGGTTTCGTTTGCTGTGGCAGGTATGACTGGGTTCCTTACTTCTAGAATTGAAGACCAAATGCCTACGGCGACGAGTCCCATTAATGCAATGGTAGCTGGCTATGGTGACACATTCCTACTTGCTGCTGGTATTGCTGCATTTGGGGCGATATTAAGTTTAATTTTAAGAAGACCAAAAACAGAACCTGAGGATTTGGGTAAAAAAAGCACAACAAATCCAGCTATGGTGACACATTAA